From the genome of Streptomyces sp. V2I9:
GGCGCGCCGTCGTCCGCCGATTCCCGTATCCCCTGCCGGTCCACCCGCTCCCCGTCCGCCAGCAGCCACAGGCGGTGCAGGGCCGCCCGGTCGCCGGACGACGCGCCGCACAACCGGGCCAGCCGCTCCACCGGGGCGAACTCCGCGGGGACCGTCCGCCCCGTGCAGTACCGGTGCAGTGTCGAGCCGCTGACCCCGATCCGCCGGGCCAGCGACGCGTACGTCCGGCCCGATCCCTCCCGCAGTGCGCTCAGCCGTGCCGCCAGCGCCGCCCGTGCCGTGCCCCCGGTCCCACCCACCACCCGCTCGACCTCCCCCGTGCCGTTCCAGGGCGTTCCAGCCCCCTGAGAACACCCACGTCACCGGGGGTGGGACGGTTCCACCCCGGCGGGAAGCCGTGTCGGGCTTGTCCGGGTCCGGCACGGCGGCCCAGGCTGTACCCCGTTCCCGTACCGCCCTCCGCACCGCCGCCGTACAGCTCCTGAGCGGGCTTCGTACGCCCGGCGCCGGGCCGTACGGCCGACCCGACGCAACACCGTCCGACCGCGCCCTTCGACGCACCGTCCGAAACGGGGAAACCTCACCATGCGCACCTTCCGTACCGCACTCCTGACCGCCGCCGCGGCGGCCGGCCTCGCCCTCACCGCCCTGGCACCGGCACCCGCCGCGGCGGCTCCGGCCCCGGCTCCCGTCCCGCCGAAGTTCCTGAGCGCGGGCCAGCTGCCCGCCTCCCTCACCCCCTGGACGGCCGGTCCGGTACGCCAGGGAGCACCGCAGGAGGGATCCGTGTGCACCGCCGGGATCGCACCGGCGGCCGGTACCCGCCACCGCGACTTCCGTACCGAGCTGGACACCGGCGCCCGCCAGACCATCACGGTCGCCACCACGACCGCGCGGGCCAGGAAGCTCGCCGCCGATCTGCGCACCGCTCTGGAGACCTGCCTCGACCGGATGAAGGAGCAGGACCCCGGTCTGGAAGGGGAGGCGTTCCACCACGGCAGGATCGACGTCGAGGAGGGCGCGTACCTGTACAGCATCGACACGTCCTACCCGGAGGTCGGCTCCACCGACATCGGGCTGTACTCCGTGGGCCGTGACGGCCGTGCGGTCACCGTCGTCGAGTGGGGGCAGATGGGCGAGCTGGACGGCGCGCCCTTGGAAGGGTTCAGGAAGACGACGCGCACCGCCGTCGCCAAGCTGTACTGACCCCGCCGGGCCCCAGCGCCCCCCGACCGGCCGTCGGGGGGCGGCCGGTCGCCGGAGGTGCGGGGCACCTCCGGCCGGAGCATCCTGACAAGGTGACCCGGCACGATACGACCCGGCACCCCCCGCCCGCCGGAAACGGGACCGCGGCCGGGGCGGAGGGTGCTGGCCGGGTGCCCGACGAGCTCTCCCTCGTCCTCGCGCAGGCCCTCGTCGGCGCCGTCGAGTCCAGCGACGGCTTCGCGGGCGGGATCTATCTGCGCAGCGGTACGCCGGGGCTCCTGCGGCTCGCGGTGCTGGCCGGACTGCCGGGCCCGCTGTTCCGGCCCTGGTGGCGGATGCACGTGAACCGGCCCTTCCCGGTCTCCGAGGCGTACCGCTCGGGCCGGCCCGTGCTGCTGTCCGACGCCGAGGAGGCGATGCGCCGGTTTCCGCAGCTCATGGCCGGACTGCCGTTCCCGTTCGGTTCGCTGTGGGTGCCGGTCACCGGGACTCGGGACAGCGTGGGCGTCCTGGTGGTCCTGCGGGCCTCCACGCCGGGGCGGCCCGTCGCGCCGGCCGACGGCGACCGGCTGCACCGGCTCGGTCGCCGGCTCGGCGGTGCGCTCACCGACCTGGAGCGACGGGGCGTCGCGTGCGTGTGGGAGGGCGAGCCGGTCCCCGTGCAGCTGCCCGTGGCCACCGCGCCCCCGGTGCGGGTCGGCCGCTTCGACTGGGACCTGCACTCCGGACGGGTCGCCGCCGACGGCGAACTCTGCGCGATCCTCGGCTTCGAGCCCGCCGCTTTCCCCGGCACCGTCGACGCGCTCGCCGAACGGCTGGTGCCGGAGGACGTGTTCGGGCTCTGGGCCCTGGCCCGGCAGACGGTGGAGTCGGCCGAACCGGTCGTCCGCCGGATGCGGCTGCGCGGCCCCGACGGCCGGTCCCATCTGCTGGAGCTCTCCGGCCGCTGGACCCACCCGGACGGCGAGGCGTCCGCCGCCCATCTGGCCGGCTTCCTGGTCGACCTCGGAACGGGGCCCGTCGTGGCCGAGGCCGCGGACCGGCTGCCCCGTGGCGTTCTCTCCCTGGACCGGCTGGGCAGGATCACGTACGCCAACGCCCCCGCCGAGGAACTCCTCGGCCACTCCCGTACGGAGCTGGTGGGCCACCTCGTGTGGCGGGCCCTGCCGTGGTTCGGGCACGAGGCGTACGCGGACCACTACCGGGCCGCCATGATCGCCGACGAGCCCGTCCACTTCCTCGCCCGCCGCCCGCCCTCGCACTGGCTGTCGGTGTCGCTGTACCCGAGCCACGACGGGGTGAGCGTCGTCCTCCAGGACACCGACCGGCCGGCCTACGCCCCCGGCTCGATCACCGTGCCGGGGCTGGGCATCGGATCGACCGCCGACCGCTCCTCCGCCCTGTACCGCCCGGTGGCCCTCGCCATCGCGCTGACCGAGGCGGTCACGGCCCGCCAGGTCTCGGCGGTGGTCACCGAGGAACTGCTTCCCGCGTTCGGCGGTCGCCAGCTCGCCATCTACCTGCTGAACGACCGCCATCTCCACCTGGCCTGGGAGACGGGGTTCCCCAAGGGGTTCCTCGACCGCTTCGACGGGGTCGGGCTCGACGTCAGCATCCCCGGCGTGGAGACCCTGACCACGGGCCGGCCGATCTTCTTCGAGTCCATGCAACGCCTGGCCGAGGCGTATCCGGGCATCCCGATCGACGCGGACGTCGGGGCACGGGCGTTCCTGCCGCTGATCGCCTCGGGGCGGCCCGTCGGCTCCTGCATCCTCGGCTTCGACCGGCCGCGCGGCTTCAGCCCGGAGGAGCGTACGGTCCTCACCGCCCTGGCCGGGCTCATCGCGCAGGCCCTGCAGCGCGCCCAGCGCTACGACAGCGAGTCGGCGCTCGCCCGCGGGCTCCAGGACGCCCTGCTGCCGCACCGGCTGCCCGAGGTGGACGGGGTGGACACCCTGGGGCGCTATCTCTCCGGCACCCAGGGCATGGACGTGGGCGGCGACTGGTACGACGTCATCGAGACCGGACACGAACTCGCCCTGATCATCGGCGACGTACAGGGGCACGGAGTCTCCGCCGCCGCGACGATGGGGCAACTCCGCAGTGCGGTAAGGGCGTTCGCATTGAGCAATCACGATCCGCAGGAAGTGATGAGCGGGACCAACCGGCTGCTCATCGACCTCGACCCCGGCCAGTTCGCGAGCTGCTGCTACATCGCCCTCGATCCGGGGACCGGCGTGGCCCGCGCCGTACGGGCGGGGCACCCGCAGCCCGTGCTGCGGCACCCCGACGGCCGGACGGAGGTGCTGGACCTGCCCGGCGGCATCGTGCTCGGGATCGACGGGGACGCGTCCTACCCGGTCACGGAGATGCGGCTCGAACCAGGGGCGATGCTGGCCCTGTTCACGGACGGGCTCATCGAGCGCCCGGGGACGGACATCGACGAGGGGATCGAGCGGCTGCGCGCCACCGTCGAACGCATCGGCGCGGTCCCGCTGGCCGACCGGGCCGATCAGGTCATCGCGGAGGCCAGGGCCGCCACCGACCGCCCGGACGACATCGC
Proteins encoded in this window:
- a CDS encoding SpoIIE family protein phosphatase, giving the protein MPDELSLVLAQALVGAVESSDGFAGGIYLRSGTPGLLRLAVLAGLPGPLFRPWWRMHVNRPFPVSEAYRSGRPVLLSDAEEAMRRFPQLMAGLPFPFGSLWVPVTGTRDSVGVLVVLRASTPGRPVAPADGDRLHRLGRRLGGALTDLERRGVACVWEGEPVPVQLPVATAPPVRVGRFDWDLHSGRVAADGELCAILGFEPAAFPGTVDALAERLVPEDVFGLWALARQTVESAEPVVRRMRLRGPDGRSHLLELSGRWTHPDGEASAAHLAGFLVDLGTGPVVAEAADRLPRGVLSLDRLGRITYANAPAEELLGHSRTELVGHLVWRALPWFGHEAYADHYRAAMIADEPVHFLARRPPSHWLSVSLYPSHDGVSVVLQDTDRPAYAPGSITVPGLGIGSTADRSSALYRPVALAIALTEAVTARQVSAVVTEELLPAFGGRQLAIYLLNDRHLHLAWETGFPKGFLDRFDGVGLDVSIPGVETLTTGRPIFFESMQRLAEAYPGIPIDADVGARAFLPLIASGRPVGSCILGFDRPRGFSPEERTVLTALAGLIAQALQRAQRYDSESALARGLQDALLPHRLPEVDGVDTLGRYLSGTQGMDVGGDWYDVIETGHELALIIGDVQGHGVSAAATMGQLRSAVRAFALSNHDPQEVMSGTNRLLIDLDPGQFASCCYIALDPGTGVARAVRAGHPQPVLRHPDGRTEVLDLPGGIVLGIDGDASYPVTEMRLEPGAMLALFTDGLIERPGTDIDEGIERLRATVERIGAVPLADRADQVIAEARAATDRPDDIALLLAARWAGAGRPRRSGTAGATGPDLWRTFRGPDPGRTEAAPDPAR